Within the Piliocolobus tephrosceles isolate RC106 chromosome 15, ASM277652v3, whole genome shotgun sequence genome, the region AGACTTTTTCTAGCCTCTTCTTTCAAACCAATACAGCCTCTgctcattacccagttccaaagctgacacacatttttaggtatttgttgtGGTAAGAATATCACTTCTGGTACCAATACCAATTTCTACCTTAGTCTTTTTTGTGCTGCTAGAACAAAATACCTGAGAGAGGGGAATTTATAattgacagaaatttattttctcacagctctggataCTAAGTTCAATATCATGGCGCTTGCACTTGGCAATGGCTTTCTTACAGTGTTATCTCATAGTAAAAGGTTGAATGAcaaaaaggcaaaaggaaatgaaaggagccatcttataatggcattaatcccaCCTATGAGAACAGAAGCCTCATAGCTCCATTAATTCTTTAAGGTAACATTATTTAGTAGTATTGCAATAGCAGTTAAATTTCAACAAAAGTTTTGGAGGGAACAGATATTATAACCTTCTTtgattttcttacctttttaatTCGTCTGGACCCTGGTTAATATTCATCTCAATtaacataattgtatttttaaaagggttATCTGGCTTcctcttttacattttctctaaTTCCATAGCAAGACATCCATTATGAGTTCAgtttaaatgtgtggatttaccATGTCTTTGAGGCAGGCCATTGTTCCTCTGAAGGAAGAATTGTGTCACGTGAGTGAAAATAAAATCTGAGCTCCCAAACTCCACCTTTATTCTTAAATCTCAGATTTTAAGGCAGCTTATGTTTGTGCTAGTCTGTGGCTGATATCAACGTTGTTTGGCAGAAGATGGCTCTGAACATGGCTATATGCTTAGCTTTTCATGTTTTAGGGTTCAGGGATCCATTACTCCTGCAAAAGATAATTCACTAAAGAAATTGAGGATCAGAATCTTTGGAGCCTTCCCTAAACCAAATTTGGCCCTTCAGCCTATAGGCTTATAATGGACAATTGACAACAGTCCTTGACAGAGTGATTCCTCCTTGGAAGTCTCACAAAAATAAGTCAAACCCCAATGGCAACAAGTTAACTGGTCCAGAGACTGGGAAGTAGAGACAATGTATTCACAAAACTGAGTTTGACTTTGTGTGTCTGTGAAGTGTAAAAATGGAAGTCAGAGGAGGATATGGTATAACTCCAGCTTTCTTGTGGAGATGAGGTTGTGGATGGGAAACTTTTACAAAATAACcacaaagtaaaataactgcTGGAGCCCGCAGGGAAAGGAGGGGCAAAGTGGTGGAAGGAATAGCAGACTGGAAAGTAGATTGGAGTTTCAGCATTTTATTTGATCACTGTTGGACAGTGGTTCTCTTTAGAGAGGAGGGATCCAATTTTAGTGTCTGAACTAGACAATAAAATTCTCTAAATACCTGTGTCCTTATGAGAGGGAGTGGAACAATATGTGATCCCATCTACCAATAACTTTCCATTCTTACCAGTTGTGTCAAAATTTTAGAACTTTTGGAGGGTTCTCTGCGATAGAGCAGAGAAATAGAGAGCACAGACCCTGGTGTCAGGTTCATTGGGTCTGAATGCTAGCTATGCCACATATTGTGGttactgtgtggccttgggcaagttaatccACCTTTCTGTGgataaggctttttaaaaatttatttatttatttatttatttactaaggTAACTGTCTTCTatgtagggattttttttttttttcttgagacagagactcgctctgtcaccaggctggagtgcagtggtgctatctcggctcactgcaacctctgcctcccaggctcaagcgattctcctgcctcagtctcccaagaagctgggactacaggtgtgtgccaccatatccagctactttttgaatttttagtagagacggggtttcaccatgttggccaggacaatctggatctcttgacctcgtgatccccccaccttagcctcccaatatgtaggaatattttttaaaagttaacatatTTTACACATGTAAAGATATTTCTCAGAACATGAAAATTGTAATATACATGTTTGTGCAAATGGAATAATATAACAGAAATATTCTAAACTATTATATGAAAGGGTGTGTTTGAAGGTATTATGAAGGTACATAGAGAATTATAGTTTCAGCTTTAATCATCACTGTTATGTGCTTAGCAGAGAGCCAACAGTGTTAAGAGTGCCTTTGCTGAAtgcatcatcaccatcatcaccctcttcctcctctttctcctcaatGTATCTGACAACAGTTCTGAAGAGGCATTAGAGTTGATTTATTACTTTGAGAAAGTGAGGTGTAAGGTGCCATCCCCAGAAACCTTCAGCTTCTTCCATGGGAGTTTCTCTTTCCACAGGATCCTTTCAGGACACGCCTAGTCAGTAGAGGAGGCCTCCGTGGTAAATGATGTTAGCATTCCACGAacttctgtctctccctttccccactgTCCCAAGCAGGATGGTCCACATCTTGTCCTGCTGCTGCCCTTGTCCCTTGTCCCTTGTCCCACAAATGGTCCTGCTCCAGACTCACACACTCACTGCCCCTCCTCCCAGAGTCCTCCCTTCACAACCATCATCACTATTCCTCGAAGCTCTCTGCTCCTTCCTGGGCTGCTCAGGGCCATGAGAACTGGGCATTTGGTTGCTGCTGACTTTGCAGCATCTTTGACTTGCACAGTTTGCCAAGTTGTTTGTGAAAGAGAACTTTATACGTGACCACTTCCGGGGTGTGCCAAGAAGAGTTCCCCCGATGCCAGAATTCCCTTGTGTTGGAGCCATCTGTAAGGCCTCTGAGCTTCTACCCTTGCCCTCTGCTTGGAATTCAAATTCAAAGCTCTCTTTACAGTAGGAGGGATCCACAGAAAAATAGCTTCTGTTGTGGATTTGAGGAACTTACAACTTCTCTGGAAACTCTatactcaaataaatacattgaatAACTGGGGGCTTGATAGAGTAGGTGTTTCTGACTATTCAGTGATGTAAGATTTGGAGTAGGAAGATGTCCTGGATAATTTTATGTaatagccttttcttttctttttccttttttcttgtcaGTGTTTTAATTGGcccataataattgtacatatttttcagGTTCACcatgatatttcaatacatgtatactaTGTGTAATAAACCAgccagggtaattagcatatctatcccTTCAAATATGCATCATTTCTTTTGTTGGGAATATTCAAAACTCACTCATCTAGCTATTCAAAAATTTACACAAAATTGTATAAATTATAGCTGCCCTGTAGTGCTATAGGACATTAGAATCCATTCCTGAGATGTGGCTGTACTTTTGTATTCCTTAACCAAGCTTTGGCTGTCTTCTCTGTCCCCTTCAGTGCCTGTAGTAACCACTATTTCACTCTCTACTGCTATGAGATCTAAATtgttagcttccacatatgaactagaacatgtagtatttgtctttctgtgcctggtatTTTCCTGAATCTTTTTGTGTCTTTCCCTTCTCTGAACAAGTGCTGAGACATGAGAAAGGGTGAGTTGGGGCCCCTAAGTTTCTGTTCTTCCAAGGCTCCTCCAATATTTCAAGTTATTTGACCACATTGGTTTGTGACTTCAGGTCAGAATTGCTCATATGTATGCGAAGATGATAGCATACCATCTTGAATGGCTCCTCCTTTTTCAAACACaaacatacagacacacaaacaccTATCTGTGTTGTTAAtatatgctaaaaataaataaataaataaattatggggTAGATATGGGTGCTTGATGTCttatatttattcacattttaagcTCTTCTTATGTTGTCCCTGGCCATGGCCATCATGAGTTTGTGATTATTAAATCAGTCCTCAGAGGCCTAGATGGGTTGAACATGGAAATTACCTAATAAAAGAAACTCAGAAAGGTAGTTGGAATAATAAAATGACCCTAAAGCAAAACTGCTTGTGTTGAATATagttccaataaatatttgccatttGAATTGGTTTAGTTACGTAGTTCTTCTCTGACCCTCAGTCTCTTCATTTGTTAAATATGGCTCTTCATAGCACCTATATTATTAGGATGTCATGTGGATTAAGTAGGTTCCCCTTAGTCAGCATTTAGAATAGTCCCTGGCACAGAGAGCATGCAATGAAGGTTTGTGTTAAatagccagacgcagtggctcatgcctgtattcccagcactttgggagtccaaagtgggtggatcacctgaggttaggagttcaagaccagcctggccaacctagtgaaaccctgtgtctacaaaaaatacaaaaattatccaggcatggtggcttatgcttgtaatcccagctacttgtaaggctgaggcaggagaatcatttgagcctaagaggcggaggttgcagtgagccgagatggcaccactgtgctatagcctggatgacagagagaggatccgtctcaaaaaaaaaaaaagtaagaaagaaaaaggaaatttgtgtTAAATAAAACAGAGGTTTCCTGTGAAGCAGAAAAGACTAAGTTATAAGTaagtttctttatttctgtagaaCACAGCAGACCAGGGAAAATCCCAAATGCATCTTGTATTTCTTGAGCTCCTTTCCTCTCCAGTCTAAGGCTTGCAGACAGGCTTCTATTCACATGCCTGCTAAGTATTTAAACAAGAGGAAAGTTATTTCTCAACAGTAAGTCTAAAATCTCTATTCCAAGCATCAAAAGCAGAAGATAGATACTGGATGATGGCCAGTAGCACCATCTATCATCCACAGCCTTGAAACGTTCTAAGCCATATTGAGTCTTATCAAGAAATTGCCCCACTTGGGCACATATTAACCTTAACGTCCATGATACTTGTTTCTATCTCTGAGAAAACTAACATAAGGAATAGATGGGAAAGGCCTGAAATGAGCTTCTGGGAATCTTATAAAACTAGGTCAAAGGTTCTTGAGGATCCTCAGAAAAATAAGGTAAATACTAAAGGGATTGAATGTATGGCTTTCCTGAAAAAGGAATCTCTTTGGGACCATGGCTGCTACCAATTTATGTCCTAAATTTTATTATCTTGCATGTGGAATTTGGCCAGTCACCTATGTAAGCAACAAGTGCAACTTCTCAATGGATTTACCACTACTGGGGACAAAAAAGATTTTTATGTGCATACTCTGTCAATTGTTATTTGTTTTGAATCTCTGTCTGTTTTATGTCTTCCTAGTTGTAACATCTGTCATCGTGTATTTTACAGTACTAGATCTTTTATACCTGGACAGTCATTTCTTGTTTGAAGTTAcgttaaattaagaaaaaatctcgtattttaaaaatatttattataaagacatatgcatacatatgttcattgcaacattgttCACTagagcaaagacatagaatccacctaaatgcctgtcaatgataaactggataaagaaaatgtggtacatatacaccatggaatactatgcagccatacaaaagaatgagataatgtccttttcAGCGAcgtgaatggagctggaagccattatccttagcaaacttacacaggaacagaaaaccaaatactacatgttctcacttataagtgggagctaagtgatgagaacaatTGAACaaatagaagggaacaacacacactgggaccttttGGAGAGTGGAAcatgagaggagggagagggtcagCAAAAATAACTaagggtactaggcttaatacctgggtgatgaaatactATGTACAACAAAGCCCCATTACACAagtttacctctgtaacaaacttgcacttgTACCACTTAacttaaaattaaagttgagaaaagaaaagaaaatattatgccATGAagtatttttatcttaattttttaaaattaattgcttGTTTAATTTTCACCAGATAAATATGTCATGGTACCAAGTATACTGGACTCTTTCTTCCCTACTATTCTTTTGTTAATGGAAGAATATGTCTGAATCTCTTATTTAGAGAAAAACTAGGACTCATTCTCtggttttaatcattttaaaaggcATAACTACTTTttgtaaaagcagaaaaaaattggatTAATTTAACAAACACATAGGAACCAGACAGTGAGAATAAACAATATTAACATTTGTCATCTTTGTTTAATatcattagtttttgtttttgtttttattttttgagacagtttcttgttctatcacccaggctggagtgcagtggcacaatcacaactcactgtaatctcaacTTCCCGAACTCAAAcaatcccccacctcagcctcctaagtagctgagactacgggcatgtgccaccatatctggatatatatatgtattcacacacatacacgtacacatacactttttttgtagagatggggtctcactatgttgcccaggctggtctcaaattcctgggctcaagtgatcctctcatctcagcctcccaaagtgctgggattacagacttgagccaccataccaggcccatcattagtttttatataaaggaaaaaaccTTAGAATTGTTAGGCAAATACTATGACAAATTGTAATATATATTCTtacatttcagatttttattttttaaactgtatgagaattgattaataaataaaatttagtattaatctgtcttttaaaacCATATATAAAGTTTATCAAGTAGCTTATAACTTCTTGCAACTGAATTTTTGTATTCAATGTTATGGCTTTGATACTAATCCAAGTTGAAATATAGATATCTACTTTATTCGATTTAAATtgtttagtattttattatattttgttagtCCATTTGTCCCAATTCATATACTTATCTCTCTTTCTGTGAACATTCAGGTTAGTTTCTTCTTCCAAATTTTGCATTCCAATTGGCTTTTATTCCCTGAATTATAAATGACTATTCTATGATGATTCTGCTAAATATTCAATTTCACCACACAATCTTTGACTTCATACTAACAAACAGTTGATTTCACATGGACAATTTCAATGAAGCCTTACTTCATATCTAGCTCCTTTAAGCTTCCTTGGGCATCAGCTCTCTACAATTCTCACATTGAGAATATCTGTATTTTGCTAGCTCAAACCTTGCTGGACATgttaaatgtttagaaatataaatttaaccTACCTCTTGAGATAGGTCTTGAGAGGTTTGTGAGCctaaaaagacatggaggaaccacTTAATGCCACAAGCACATTGTTCTAAATTATTTGGAATCAGTTAATTCCTCCCCATCTCCTAGCCATGCCTGACACCAAAGGGGAGCCTCTAAATTTACAGGGAGTAGAAGGAAATCTACTCTTCTCTGCTCCTCTCTGGGTTGTTAGGGGACATGGGAACCCTCAGTTGTTTTCTGCTGAGCAACAGCCAAGTCCACCTTGGACTTAGACAGCTTGCCAAGTTGTTTGCCGGAAGGGGACCTGATTTGTGACCACTCCCAGGGTGTGCCAGGAAAAGGCTCCTACTGGTGCCAGAAGCTCTTACTGTCAATGCCCTCCCTAGGCCCCCAAAACTCACCCCTTGCCCTCACCCCTTTTGCTTAAATGACGTGGTTCTTATCTCAGATCCCGATATAAAGCTCCTACAGCTACCTGGCCTGAGGAGCCAACTCAGACTCAGCCAACAGGTAAGTGGGCATTACAGGAGGAGGGCACCTCTAACATGCACTGTAAATCTAAAATCTTGGGGAAGATACAGCATGAGTTTCTGTCCAGGAGGTTTTAGCCATAATGAAGCTAAGCTGTTTTTCGGTTACTGAGTCTATAATCCTCAGTGGGATCCACTGAGGGATCCAAAGCTGTTTTTCGGTTACTGAGTCTATAATCCTCAAACTCTCAAGAGAAACTTTTGAAGGTATGGGTGTCTCAGAGGACCTTCCTGGTCTCAGAAATTCTAAGAGGAGGTTTTAAGGAAGGTAATAGGTGCTTTGCTCTCCATCTCTCAGAACCCCCGTCTCCGTGTTCTCCTATAGAGATTGTTGATTTGCCTCTTAAGCAAGAGATTCATTGCAGCTCAGCATGGCTCAGACGGGCTCATACTTCATGCTGATCTCCTGCCTGATGTTCCTGTCTCAGAGCCAAGGTAAGATCTTTTTTCCACCAACCAACTCTGTCTAGCCCTGAAGACTTCACTCTATCCCCAAGCATATGGgtctacttgaaaaaaaaaaaaaaaaaaaagcagagtcaCCATTAAGGGTTGTTTTGTGGTGTTTAGTGATCTTTATTGCTGATCTCTTCACATTTATATACATCCACACCTCATTAAGGAGTTTGAGCTACAATTTAAAATGACCCCTTATAAGCTACTGCTGCAGTTGGGATGAGTTAATCTGATTAAATTTATATACATGATGGTGGATTTGGGGATGTCTGTGTGTAGAGAGTCACTAATGGGGTGTAGAACTGAGGAGAGCCTTGTGTTCAGGGAAACCAAGACAGGCTTGAGAAAGCAGAAGACTGAGTTCTTAAAGGCAGAAGAGCCTGAGCTCCAGACATAAAAGGGAAACTGGAGACATGTTCCTTTAGCCAATTCATTCCGGGATTTTTTTGCCCTGATCAAATAAACCAAAGAGAGAAGATGTAGGATGCAGGAGCAAGAGTGAGCAGTCATTCCATAATAGACTAGATTATTCTGTTTCTATAAAGGAACCCCAGAAGCTCCTACCTCATCTTCAAGCCTTTTCCTTACCCCGAGAGCCTTCTTTAATTGTCTGTTCTTTTTCAGGCCAAGAGGCCCAGACAGACTTGCCCCAGGCCCGGATCAGCTGCCCAGAAGGCACCAATGCCTATCGCTCCTACTGCTACTATTTTAATGAAGACCGTGAGACCTGGGTTGATGCAGATGTGAGTGAGGAGAGCAGTGTGGGAAGGGAGGCTCATGAAGGGAGGGGAAGCTGCCATTCTCCAGTGTGTTCAGTGGCTGCAATGAGACGAGACTGAACCCCTCGCTGTACTATCATCAGCCCCAAACTTTCCAGTCTACTTTATCCCATTATTCAGCacattcccaacacaaagaaccTCGTGGTCAGTGACAGAATCATCAGGGACATTACTGTGCTGTCCTTTTTATGACCCATATTCTTGGAGGATTCAGTATATCCCTCACACCCTCCTCCTCCACTGCGTGCTCCATTTTCTTCCCCAACAGCTCTACTGCCAGAACATGAATTCGGGCAACCTGGTGTCTGTGCTCACCCAGGCAGAGGGTGCCTTCGTGGCCTCACTGATTAAGGAGAGTAGCACTGCTGACTTCAATGTCTGGACTGGCCTCCATGACCCCAAAAAGGTAGGCTGCAGCTTTCTTTATCTCCTAATGATCAGGTTTGAGGAGTAAGAAAGAGGTTCACGCTCTGGTCTCCTAAGTACCAGCTTTTGTCACTTTCCAGAACTCAAGCTGTTTACAGATCCTATAATGTCCTGTGTAGCAAGGTGCACTGTAGGTGATTAGAGATATAAGTGGAAAGCTGAATTTCCTAGGTGTCCTGGTCATTCATAAATAAACTTATTCTGTTTACAGTCAACAAAGCATCTATATGAACCAACTTCTTACCTATTTTGTTACTGTCAGCGTCATAAGAGAGACTAGATTGCTGACTATACAGAAAAGGAGACTTGTGGTAAAGAATCTACTGCTGTACTACTGACATTTGGGAACCTGGTAGTAcactaaataatataatatatcaaAAACTAATGGTCAGCCAATGCTATGCTGGATATGAGGGTCCTGGGccacaaagacaaaaaattag harbors:
- the LOC111523394 gene encoding lithostathine-1-alpha isoform X2, which gives rise to MAQTGSYFMLISCLMFLSQSQGQEAQTDLPQARISCPEGTNAYRSYCYYFNEDRETWVDADLYCQNMNSGNLVSVLTQAEGAFVASLIKESSTADFNVWTGLHDPKKNRRWHWSSGSLVSYKSWDIGAPSSVTPGYCVSLTSSSGFQKWKDVPCEGKFSFVCKFKN
- the LOC111523394 gene encoding lithostathine-1-alpha isoform X1, whose protein sequence is MAQTGSYFMLISCLMFLSQSQGQEAQTDLPQARISCPEGTNAYRSYCYYFNEDRETWVDADLYCQNMNSGNLVSVLTQAEGAFVASLIKESSTADFNVWTGLHDPKKNRRWHWSSGSLVSYKSWDIGAPSSVTPGYCVSLTSSSEMEGCALRRQVLLCLQVQKLEAAGK